The window TGTGCCGATCTACGTGTCGATATGAGAACCTTTTTAAGTATTAAGCATTTCGCATTAGACAACGATTAAAGTGCgttttccataaaatttgaaaaaaaaatgtgaaatggAAAATTAAGAGCGATTTCAATGAACTTAATGTCTTTATGCATTTAGGCAAAATAATTGATGGCCAAATTATTGTATTATTGTAATCGAGTTGAAGACACGAAAGCTTGGTTAAAGCCATCGAATGGGTGACACGTTGATGAATTCAGTTATATAATTATCTTTAACTAAATGTATCTGTAAgcctaattccctaaaaaattCCAACTAGGTCTAGTCCCAATTctgccccaattttttttttttgtctcggaAAATATTCCATAGTTTAGTCTAGTTCCAAATttgtcccaaactttttttctctaagaaaaaaccctaaactttaggTACAATcccaaatttatcccaaacttttttttatcgaaaaaaattatcaattttcacTCTAGTCTTAAATTTGCTCTCGTTGGCCCTCTTTAGTCGTCCCTAACTTTTATCTCTTAGAAcagttttattttgaagataattttccaCATTAccttgttgatgtggatttgttATCGATGTGGAAATGCCACGACAAGTTGGTGGACTAGATCTTGGGGtagatttgaaaataaattaaaagttggtgatttttagtcaaaataaaattcggaGTAGATTTGGGACTAAAATAAACTTTAGGGTTTTTTTCTAAGACGAAAAAAAGTTCGGTGTAAATTTAGGATTAGACTTAAAGTTTAGGgtattttctaagaaaaaataGTTCATGATAAAATTTGGACTAGAtctaaagtttggggtttttaaggAATTAGGCCTAGATCTATATATCATATATAGTGAAATTATTATAACAGCGGACTTTATAGTAATTCTAAATAATACTACAATTATTGAAGGCCCCATCCATCCACCAACGCCAACCTGTCTGTCCCTGTTGACTACGTCGTGTTCAACGGACGCGACAGGAGCGGGACATGGAAAATGACGATTCTCACGGGAAAAACGAGGGTCTCGAAAAAAATTAGTATCTGTCGGCTAATTTCAAACACTTACACGATCTCCAGTTCTTTATGGTTTAGTCAAATACCAATTGTACGTGTCGGAATAATTCACACTAAGGTAAAACTAAATGCTACCCTGCCAAACTAACCATGTCTTATGCATGGGAAGGGACACGTGTGATACGGGGATTCTCACGAAGTATATAATGCTTGTATATACAATGGTAAAAAAGAGGAATTTGAAGCCTTTTATCTTACCGCCTTTCCAATTTTCGATTAAATCGTTTGACtctcaatttatttaatcaaatttttgaacttgcataattaatttaatcaagTCTCTCGAGCCCAAATCCAACTCCAAATCCAAATCGGGTTAATTGGCACTCACTTGTCCGTTGGAGTCGACAAAGTTTTTGACGTGGAAGGCTCGAGGGTCGCGTTTGTTTCGAAGAATCTTATTGCTCGAGGTTTGGTTGCGGCCTTCATCTTGGGGGGTTTTTAAGACCGGAGTGGCAAGGAATTTTTCCTCTTGAAGTCAGAGGGACTTGATTAATGGAGTGACGCACGAGTACAAGGAGTTGATCGGAAAAAATGCGCAGGATCGGTGATGCAAAGATGGATTTCTACGTTGTAGAATTCGAGGTACTACAGACGCAACGACATAAGATTTGAGTAGTAGTTATGCGTAATTCAAAAACGAGGAACAGCAACTAACTTCATCTTGAAAGATTAGATCATTTATCCACCGGTAGCTTGCTTCAATCTATTTTGATCTAGTAGAATTCTAGTAGTTCATCGCCATCTCAGCCTTCCAGTTTGCCCAAACGGTGCAAGCTGAAAAGAAATCAGATTTCCTTGATCGGCAAAACTTAAGAACTCAGCATGATTcgagtaaaaaattatttcagacTGGGGAATATATATTGTTTGCCATTGGATACGAGTTCGGAGAAGTATCATCACGACAGTGCATCGGCATACGTAGAGAGGAGATTAATACAAACACTTGAGCAGCAATTCACGCATTATGTTGGCTGCTTATTCTCTGTTGTAGGCGTGAAAACAACGCCTTTGACGCGGAGGCCGGACTTCCAATGCCCATCAGTTTGTGTGAGGGAAAAGCTTATCTCGCCAACGGTTTTGGGGGTCGTCTCGAACTTGCCGATGCTAATTGGAATCCACAGTTCCTTTTCCAATCTGTCCAATCTTTCCATGCGTCCCTGCTTGTTTCCATCCGGTAATTCGAGACTGAGGTTCACCGGAATTTCCCATCCGTGGTTTCTACTGCTCATCTTCACAACAATCGTGACTTCGTACATCGTCCTCGGAGAGAGCACGATCGTTTTGCATTTCCCTTTGATTTCCAGCCACCAAACGCCTCTTAGCACGGCAATGGGCAGATTTACGTTGCCCGAATAGCTGACTCAGAAAGATTCAAGAAGCAAAGGGTTGGTTTACTAGCTGTGATGATGGTTAGCAATGATCTCATTTTCATGTAAGCAATTCAAAGTTTCTGCGGCAGAAATTACTGCTTTAGTTTTGCCAAATGAGCAACTTGCAGCTGAAAAAGGTGCATAATCAGCGGCATCTTTTTAGCAGCATCGCACAATATGCAACGCCAAAATAAATTTAGTAATATGCCAACACATAGGTACTCATTTAGTGGCAACAGAACGTTTCTGGCCGCCTACGAGTCATATTTGTTGAGGCGAATTCATAAGTTTTACCCAGACCAGCCTAGATTCTGGAACATCACCTGAAAATTCGACTTAAAAAGTAATTGTTTAGCATAGAAGAAGCAACCATACCATGATTCCTCCTCTTCTGGCTTTGTCCAGTATTGGCTATCGTTTCCCCAAGTGATCGATAAGGCCGAAGCCAGAACCATCAAGCAGTTCCTGTTGAGCTTCCTGTCCACCCAATACTTGTGTATGTATGGCTGTGCCTGTAAGCACAAAGCACTGATCATTGAGTGAGACATTAACAAAATCAGAACAAAACTCCGCTCGGCTCTCGTCCAATCAGGAGCTGCCGAGCTCCCATCCGGTCCGTGATGACCTCTTCATAGCTGAACTTATCATCTGCAAGTGGTCTTGATTTGCAGACTTCTCCTGCATATCATGCAGCTTTAATTTCATGGCGGGCATCAC of the Eucalyptus grandis isolate ANBG69807.140 chromosome 10, ASM1654582v1, whole genome shotgun sequence genome contains:
- the LOC104424111 gene encoding uncharacterized protein PHLOEM PROTEIN 2-LIKE A4 isoform X2, which gives rise to MAEISAADASDSSPSTDEKDARNGTTQTRKPPPVISLAMLRRAIGDEIASLDVNEVTRRVYEGVLLKDDEKQGQKDQAQPYIHKYWVDRKLNRNCLMVLASALSITWGNDSQYWTKPEEEESCYSGNVNLPIAVLRGVWWLEIKGKCKTIVLSPRTMYEVTIVVKMSSRNHGWEIPVNLSLELPDGNKQGRMERLDRLEKELWIPISIGKFETTPKTVGEISFSLTQTDGHWKSGLRVKGVVFTPTTENKQPT
- the LOC104424111 gene encoding uncharacterized protein PHLOEM PROTEIN 2-LIKE A4 isoform X1, translating into MYGRYENIWKKMAEISAADASDSSPSTDEKDARNGTTQTRKPPPVISLAMLRRAIGDEIASLDVNEVTRRVYEGVLLKDDEKQGQKDQAQPYIHKYWVDRKLNRNCLMVLASALSITWGNDSQYWTKPEEEESCYSGNVNLPIAVLRGVWWLEIKGKCKTIVLSPRTMYEVTIVVKMSSRNHGWEIPVNLSLELPDGNKQGRMERLDRLEKELWIPISIGKFETTPKTVGEISFSLTQTDGHWKSGLRVKGVVFTPTTENKQPT